GTGTCTTCCAATCAAAGATGAGACACCCTAACACAAATAAAAACAACTAGATCCTGTAAATAGCAGGAATATTAGCTCAATGTAACTCTCAAGaaggttttactttttcttttacgttcataagctaaaatatgcttaaatggAACTATCGCAATATtaataaagattaaaaaaaaaggggtgatAAAGTAGTAAAAAGAATACATAATTGTTTTCATCTATGAAATAGGTTGagatgaaaatatattcacaCATATGAACAATAAGGTGAAAAACTCACGAATAGTAGTGGAGGGCTGATTTGAGTTTGTTATGAAAAGTtgaggaactaaattgaacaaattgaaagttgatGGACTAGattaaatatatagaaatagtTAAAAGATTGTGTTGAAcatatcaaaagttcaaaatcacGTTACATGCTGTGCCAAAATTTATGGATTATTAGCATCGTTTTCTGAAAGGAAAATACTAAAGGGTCAATCTTCTTTTGGGTGTTGTTAATGAGGATAATATGAAACTAGCCTGTTGACACACCAGCTCCATCATCAGATCCACGAAAATCGCCGCCTTAATAGCTTTGGCCTTTTATGTTTATATGCTCTTTTCTGCTCAATTTGCACTTGattccacaaaagaaaaacacagcATCTCCCTACAATCCACAAGCTAAGAAGAGATTTGCTTGACGATACTTGATATACGTGCAATGGAAGAGATGATCTACATCTGCAATAACATCTTTCAGGTTCAAACATCAATTTAAAACTGCAAAACCTTGCAACGAATTTATATAACTCTCTCAGACAGCAACAATGGCCACAATTCTTGGCGGCAATCTACATGACATGCTCTACCATGTCGACCATTCGCGTATTCGTAATGATCGTCATGTGCAAATTAATCGAAATCTGAAATCTACCAACgatggtaaattttcaaattttccaatgacTAGATCATATAGATTCGCACGAAAATTACGTATGGCCATGCACAATGCACAACTCTGCTGCTTCCAGTTTTTGCTTGTGAATGTTATGTCATCAACCGATGTTAGTATAGGTAAAGTCATTCTCTATGCATATCAATAGAGCGTGAACAACCCTCAGCATAGAGTGTACGTGGTGCGGAAATATACTATCTAGCTATTCAGtagtttttgccttttctttggcATACGGAATGCACCTTTGATTGTTCTCAGCAATCCTATCTTTTGAAACTTTatttactaaaaaatattttactcaAAATATTTACTTGCATCGTTTGAcctaattagccaataaaaatttgttaattACTGCCAACAATTTCTAtctgaatattttcatgaacaatgaaaatatttcttttttgtacGTATTTTCgcaagcgatataagcgattaaTTCTAGAAGAATGTTGTCCAAATTATTGATCTCGTGACCTGTCTTTCTTGCCCGGTTGCATCTTGGAATCAGGCATAGTGTCATAGACTCCGGCAACCTCTTGAGTAGAATTTTCTTCTTACCTTGTTATTTCTCTTGCAACATGTTTgtcaaagataataaatgatGAGTACGGTGACGTCCTGCCTCCACCGTCATAGCGACGACCCGattaaaaatgaaggaaaagtcCGCTATTACGCACCCCAAAGAATGACATTTTCCACGTGGCGAGATATCATAAGCGAATCGAAAGATTCGGAACTGGTCTTGTTTTTCCGCTTTTTTTTCGGCGACTGGGAAGGGATTTTgttagattgaaaaaaaaaatcattttttttatatgattacCGTCAAGATTGTTGCGTATAATTAAGGGTGAGAGAGTTGCAGAAGGAAACAGAGCAAACTTGTAGTGTATAATCTtaaacaaagtgaaaaaaaaattaaaccgcCAATGAAATCCATTGGCCTTGTCTAGTGAGAGAGAAGGCACTGCTTTGAATTCGTCTTCCTCATTTTGAAACAGCAGCTCTGAGGAACAACCTGCGGGAGGGAGGTGATCTCTGCATGGTTGGAGAACTGAGGTTGGATTTTTCGATTTGCTTTCCCCCTCATCGTTTTATGCAATCAAGGCTCACCACGTTCTGATTTATGGATTGAATTTAGTTttcgaaatttctctttttgcctGCTTCCCGTCAATCTTTTGGTCAACTAGTAGAACATCTAATGATTGTCTGCCAAGAGGGTTCGCTGTTTTTTTCTCAATCTCGTTGTTTCCTGGGAAGTTTACAGGGAAGCTGTTGTGAAGTACAGAGCTTTTCAAGAGTCAAGCCTCTGACTTTTATTGGGTGCCTTCACCAGTTTTTCTCAAGAAATGGGTTTTTAATAATAGTATGAGCACAGCTTTTAGGTGGGGCGTTGTCGTCGACCGTAATTTCCGTGAAGAACTGATCAGCTCAATGGGCGCTCCGCATCAGTTTTGAAGCTTCAACCCCTTCGTTTTTGCCttaattttctttgttggtGATGGCGTTGACTTTATATTTGATCGAGAGTTCAAACACTCCTACATCCCTATGTAGTCTGGATGAAAACCTCTTCTTTCCTGCAGAGCATTTGTTCTGAGGCCTTGTGATTGTGAGAgcctcttctttctttgctttttgttttcacCTGCCATGGAGGTAAACAAAATCTGTTTGTGTTGTCTATGATGTCCAGAGAGTTATGATATGATCTCTGGTTTTAGTTTGTCTCTCTCAGATTGTATCTGTTGCTGAATTAGCTGGATCATGAATCCTCTGCGTGTTTCTGTGAAAGGATCGCAATTTTCAGGGAAAAGAGTGACAGAATTTGGTTGCATTTAGCATttgtttcctctgtttttcaCATGTTGCTCGAGTCACTGTGCTACTGGTAGAAGTGGATGAAAGCGATTTCGCAGCTTATGTAGAATACCCTTCAGGTCATGCACAATCCACCGTAATTTTTTAAAGTGGTGTGGTTAGGAAACTGTACAATGAAATGCCTTGTTTGATAGTATCTGCATATGTTTTGTCTGTGGTTTTTTATCAAGCCAATGAGTTCATAGTATTACATGTTGCGACAATGTTCTATTTATTTAATTCTGTGTACTTGACATGCTTACAATTACGATGGTATTGTTGGTTACAGAGCACTTTCTGGTAGCAGATTAGTGGTGTGAGGCTTGTAATCTTCGGTGAAAACGAGGCTATTGGCAACTGAGAAAGGCGGGACGTGAATATGGGGAATAAAGAATCGAGAAGTAACAGCGGCTACTACTATGATTCGCGCAGTTATGACTCCCGATCATTTCGAAGCTCATCCAATCGCTCTTCATTTTCTGAGAATTACCATGATCATGAAAGAAAAGGCACGGTACAGTCAAAATACTCCAAAATCGGTGATGATTACAGCTCGCTGGAACAGGTATCTCAACTCTATGTTCTACCTTTCATGCTTATTTACATTTCGCAAATTAAAGAACACTAGTTTCAGGCTTAATTCATTGAATAAATGTGGAAATACTTTGCATTTGTAGTCTGAGctattccaaaaatataaaGCACTAGGTTCAAGCTTAATTCACTGAGTAAATGTGGAAATGCAGGTCACAAATGCTCTTGCTCAAGCTGGCCTCGAGTCTTCCAATCTTATTGTGGGTATCGATTTCACAAAAAGCAATGAATGGACAGGTGC
The sequence above is drawn from the Rhodamnia argentea isolate NSW1041297 chromosome 9, ASM2092103v1, whole genome shotgun sequence genome and encodes:
- the LOC125316494 gene encoding E3 ubiquitin-protein ligase RGLG2-like — protein: MGNKESRSNSGYYYDSRSYDSRSFRSSSNRSSFSENYHDHERKGTVQSKYSKIGDDYSSLEQVTNALAQAGLESSNLIVGIDFTKSNEWTGARSFNRKSLHHLEHTPNPYEQAISIIGRTLSSFNEDNLIPCFGFGDATTHDQEVFSFYADNRPCEGFEEVLSRYRDLVLDVHLSG